Proteins encoded within one genomic window of Clupea harengus chromosome 10, Ch_v2.0.2, whole genome shotgun sequence:
- the LOC122133210 gene encoding uncharacterized protein LOC122133210 codes for MPVKRALRLEDKKTTPLKRPALEKTFSPLTGTHLMSPVPATPGNYQASEETTSAGKAQSAPQKKLEKLRSNLEKSAQSILNARQDLESQLPLEGSSELKRLFSRGTGDLLKELEEHRKLVDKVESSFAMGRMRERESHFTGLPPAGNLL; via the exons ATGCC AGTGAAAAGGGCTCTCCGATTAGAGGACAAGAAAACG ACACCACTTAAGAGGCCAGCTTTGGAGAAGACCTTCTCACCTCTCACAGGTACTCATCTAATGAGCCCTGTCCCAGCAACTCCAG GCAATTACCAAGCCAGTGAGGAGACCACCAGTGCCGGCAAAGCCCAATCTGCACCACAGAAGAA gctaGAAAAGTTGCGCTCCAATCTGGAAAAGTCAGCACAGTCCATCCTGAACGCTAGACAGGATCTGGAGAGTCAATTG CCATTAGAGGGCAGCAGCGAGTTGAAAAGACTCTTTTCACGGGGCACTGGTGACCTGCTGAAAGAGCTAGAGGAGCATAGGAAGCTCG TGGATAAAGTCGAATCAAGTTTTGCCATgggaaggatgagagagagagagagtcattttACAG GCCTCCCTCCGGCAGGGAACCTCCTGTGA
- the efcab7 gene encoding EF-hand calcium-binding domain-containing protein 7, with protein MFKSHRTEEENFYMNCRAAYLSVFKSSLSNITSKEQLCHVLHQAGRNPSQKLLNKYWTPRTKRLNFDDFCAILQKDKPTEHDEVLRVFRKLDINGDGYISHSELQKVVTTMGEKMTDEEVNEIFSLIDTNKDGKLDYAEFCRMLGSTAEQCQTAALEKLEADAKLRRQNFGNQSDISPKSSVSPAAAPPLQDKGEPDAALLRKDSRSSSRPSSARSRRSSISTAITMAASSTRSAKLVEPKSLQEWHHSHLKGCFFLEEDGSVVSLQYRLDIPQHTTVYLSIQPLNLSQTQDQPSPWMSVDTALLVIRANEGKEDSNVLGVTEMRDKERFVWKGELSEGTYLLLPLSTGCRLVRNRKPTATSPELVYRNQDSGELELTKEFRAALSDIFEVIDLDGDGLLSLEEYNLFEERTSGEKCDEDAWAVCKENFDTKKNMLTRQGFLELNLMEANDREGDTRDLWITLEAMGFNRALEMVEACPFIVDVYCEDVKPTLQPLNLDSGPRMLAAALQRSIVSRGEARPLKGHEGVTVYTCRGESRISTAIANKTNQKVMVHVNSEQSKNCVSSRGMSVFAVEVPARTKMVCQHVMPVNEKQEWIYSCVESIVS; from the exons ATGTTCAAATCACATCGAACCGAAGAGGAGAACTTCTACATGAACTGCAGGGCAGCATACCTGTCCGTTTTTAAATCAAGTTTATCAAACATCACCTCCAAAGAACAATTATGCCACG TTCTTCATCAGGCAGGCCGTAACCCCTCACAGAAGCTCCTGAATAAATACTGGACTCCTAGGACGAAGAGGCTGAACTTTGATGATTTCTGTGCAATATTGCAGAAGGATAAGCCAACAGAGCATGACGAAGTTCTTAGAGTGTTTAGGAAACTGGACATTAATGGAGATGGGTACATCTCACACAGTGAACTGCAGAAAGTTGTCACCACG ATGGGTGAGAAGATGACTGATGAAGAAGTCAATGAGATTTTCTCACTAATTGACACCAACAAAGATGGGAAACTTGACTATGCTGAG TTCTGCAGAATGCTTGGGTCCACGGCAGAGCAGTGTCAGACAGCAGCCCTTGAGAAATTGGAGGCTGATGCCAAACTCAGGAGGCAAAACTTTGGCAACCAGTCGGACATCTCGCCCAAGAGCTCCGTCTCTCCTGCAGCAGCCCCCCCACTCCAAGATAAAGGGGAACCTGATGCAGCCCTGCTCAGGAAAG acAGCCGCTCCTCTTCACGGCCATCGTCGGCTCGCAGTCGTCGTTCTTCTATCTCCACAGCCATCACAATGGCAGCAAGCAGCACCAGAAGTGCCAAACTGGTGGAGCCAAAATCTTTACAG GAGTGGCATCATAGCCATCTGAAAGGCTGTTTTTTCCTGGAGGAGGATGGAAGCGTGGTGTCTCTACAGTATCGACTGGACATTCCCCAGCACACCACTGTCTACCTTAGCATACAACCCCTCAACCTCAGCCAGACCCAGG ACCAGCCGTCTCCGTGGATGTCTGTGGACACAGCTCTGCTCGTCATTAGAGCCAATGAGGGGAAGGAGGACTCCAATGTGTTGGGGGTTACTGAGATGCGGGATAAAGAG AGGTTTGTGTGGAAGGGGGAGTTGAGTGAGGGCACCtacctcctcctgcctctcagCACAGGCTGCAGACTGGTGCGGAACAGGAAGCCCACGGCCACCAGCCCTGAACTGGTCTACAGGAACCAGGACTCAGGGGAGCTGGAGCTCACCAAAGAGTTCAG GGCGGCGCTGTCTGACATTTTTGAGGTGATTGACCTGGATGGGGACGGCCTGCTGAGTCTGGAGGAGTACAACCTGTTTGAGGAGAGGACCAGTGGAGAGAAGTGTGATGAGGACGCTTGGGCTGTCTGTAAAG AAAACTTTGACACAAAGAAGAACATGCTGACCAGGCAGGGCTTTCTGGAGCTGAACCTGATGGAGGCCAACGACCGCGAAGGAGACACCCGGGACCTGTGGATCACTCTGGAGGCCATGGGCTTCAACCGGGCCCTGGAGATGGTGGAG GCCTGTCCGTTCATAGTGGACGTGTACTGTGAGGATGTGAAGCCCACGCTGCAGCCGCTGAACCTGGACTCGGGCCCCAGGATGCTCGCCGCGGCGCTGCAGCGCTCCATcgtcagcagaggagaggcCAGGCCCCTCAAGGGCCACGAGGGCGTCACCGTGTACACGTGCAGAGGGGAGAGCAGGATCTCCACCGCCATCGCCAACAag ACCAACCAGAAAGTGATGGTGCACGTGAACAGTGAACAGAGCAAGAACTGCGTCAGCAGCAgaggaatgagtgtgtttgctgtggAGGTGCCTGCCAGAACCAAGATG GTTTGTCAACATGTTATGCCCGTAAACGAGAAACAGGAGTGGATCTACAGCTGCGTGGAGAGCATAGTCTCATAA
- the pgm1 gene encoding phosphoglucomutase-1 has translation MVKITVVKTKAYADQKPGTSGLRKRVTVFQQNQHYAENFIQSTISVVEPAVRQESTLVVGGDGRFFMKDAIQLIVQIAAANGIGRLVIGQNGIMSTPAVSCVIRKIKAVGGIILTASHNPGGPSGDFGIKYNIASGGPAPEGVTNKIYDISKSITEYHICPDLKVDLSKIGKQTFEVDTFKPFTVEIVDCVEAYAEMLRGIFDFPALKELLSGPNHIKVNLDAMHGVVGPYVKKIVCEELGSPANSAVNCVPSEDFGGHHPDPNLTYAADLVKTMKGGEYDFGAAFDGDGDRNMVLGKHGFFVNPSDSVAAIAANITCIPYFQKTGVKGLARSMPTSGALDNVAKALKMALYETPTGWKFFGNLMDAGKLSLCGEESFGTGSDHIREKDGLWAVLAWLSILASRKQSVEDIMKDHWKKFGRNFFTRYDYEEVNSDAASKMMKDLEAAMSDKSFVGKKFSSGDKTYEVEIADNFMYTDPVDGSVSKNQGLRIIFSDGSRIIFRLSGTGSAGATIRLYIDSYEKDPQKINQEAQVMLAPLVDIALKISQLQENTGRTAPTVIT, from the exons ATGGTGAAAATTACAGTGGTCAAAACCAAGGCGTACGCCGACCAGAAACCCGGAACCAGCGGACTCAGGAAAAGAGTAACAGTCTTCCAGCAAAATCAGCACTATGCTGAAAATTTCATTCAGAGCACCATATCCGTCGTCGAGCCTGCAGTCAGGCAAGAGAGCACTTTGGTTGTCGGTGGAGATGGAAGATTTTTCATGAAAGATGCTATTCAACTCATCGTGCAGATTGCCGCAGCTAATGGG ATTGGCCGGCTGGTCATTGGCCAGAATGGGATCATGTCCACCCCTGCTGTGTCCTGTGTGATCCGGAAGATCAAGGCTGTCGGAGGGATCATTCTGACGGCCAGCCATAATCCTGGTGGCCCAAGTGGAGACTTTGGCATCAAGTACAACATTGCCAGTGGAG GACCTGCTCCGGAAGGAGTCACAAACAAGATCTACGATATCAGCAAAAGTATCACAGAGTACCATATCTGTCCTGACCTTAAAGTGGACCTGTCCAAAATTGGTAAACAGACCTTTGAGGTGGACACCTTCAAGCCGTTTACAG TGGAAATTGTGGATTGTGTGGAGGCCTATGCTGAGATGCTGAGAGGCATCTTTGATTTCCCTGCCTTGAAGGAGCTGCTGTCTGGACCCAATCATATCAAAGTGAACCTGGATGCTATGCATGGAG TGGTTGGACCTTACGTGAAGAAGATCGTCTGTGAGGAGCTTGGCTCTCCTGCCAACTCTGCTGTGAATTGTGTTCCATCGGAAGATTTTGGAGGTCACCACCCTGACCCCAATCTGACCTATGCTGCCGACCTGGTCAAGACCATGAAGGGAGGCGAATATGACTTTGGAGCGGcttttgatggtgatggt gaTCGTAACATGGTGCTGGGCAAACATGGCTTCTTTGTGAACCCCTCGGACTCTGTGGCTGCTATCGCGGCCAACATCACCTGCATCCCCTACTTCCAGAAGACTGGCGTGAAGGGGCTGGCCCGCAGCATGCCCACCAGCGGAGCTCTGGACAA TGTGGCCAAAGCTCTGAAGATGGCGCTGTATGAGACTCCTACTGGCTGGAAGTTCTTTGGGAACCTGATGGATGCTGGCAAGCTGTccctgtgtggagaggagagctttGGCACAG GCTCTGACCATATCAGGGAGAAGGATGGGCTGTGGGCAGTCCTTGCCTGGCTGTCAATCTTAGCGTCACGCAAACAGAGTGTGGAGGACATCATGAAAGACCACTGGAAGAAATTTGGGCGCAATTTTTTCACAAG GTATGATTATGAAGAGGTGAACTCCGACGCTGCCAGTAAGATGATGAAAGACCTAGAAGCTGCCATGTCTGACAAGTCCTTTGTTGGAAAGAAATTCTCCTCGGGTGACAAGACATATGAAGTGGAGATCGCCGATAACTTCATGTACACAGACCCGGTGGATGGGAGCGTATCAAAGAACCAG GGCCTGAGGATCATCTTCTCTGATGGCTCGCGGATCATTTTCCGTCTCAGCGGGACGGGCAGCGCCGGGGCGACTATCAGGCTCTACATAGACAGCTATGAGAAGGACCCGCAGAAGATCAACCAGGAGGCGCAG GTGATGCTGGCTCCACTGGTGGACATCGCATTGAAGATCTCTCAGCTTCAGGAGAACACTGGACGTACTGCCCCCACTGTGATCACATAA